A segment of the Zingiber officinale cultivar Zhangliang chromosome 8B, Zo_v1.1, whole genome shotgun sequence genome:
gcaTCGTCGTCTTTCCCCCGCTGGTTGACTTGCTGCGAAGATGGATCCCCTCAGCCTGTTCCTGTCCATTGGATTGAATCAGAGGACGGCGGAGAACGCCCTCGTCAACCGAAAGGTGACCGCCAGCCTCACCGCCGTGATCAAGGAGGTCATTTCTTCTTGATTATCACCTTCTTGTTCTGTTTCGTACGTGAAGTTGTTTAATCGCGGTTGTTCGAATTTTTATGCCATATTTTGTCTGTCGGGAAGTTTGTAATCTTTCAAAAAACTTACTGATTTTGTGCCTTTCATTGCAGGCCGGCGTTGATGGATGCAGCAAGACAATCGGAAACCTTCTTTACGTGGTATTTCTTCTCTTGTTCATTCTGGGAAGTGTTTGAGCAGCTAAATAGGGTTTTCTGTATGCGATTGTATTTTGGATTGTTTTGTTGCGCGAGATAGGTTGCGACGAAGTGCCCAGCTAACGCACTAATTCACCGGCCTATGCTGGTTCGGTATATAGTTTCATCAAAGGTACTGCTCCTTGGCTCTGTTGCACGCAACTAAATCTCTAGTGTGAATTATGGGCTGTAAGGCTGCATATccttagttgatttttttttttcatatgttCATGGTAAACAAGTATTCATATGATAGAAtgatcttatttttttatttttcttgcagATTAAAAACCAGGCCCAGCTAGATGCAGCTTTAGCATTTCTAAACAGTATTGAACCTGAAACTTTCAAGTTGAATGAATTTGAAGAAGCTTGTGGTGTAGGTACTAGTGTTATTACTTTAAATGACGTTTGACCTGAAATTCTTTTATAACTTTTACAGTGAATTTCTACATCTACATAGcaattttctcttttccttctttGCATTGTAGTTTGGAAGAGAGTTTTACTATCAAATTTCCAgaaacattaaatcaaaatctaTCTTGACTTTAGTATCCTTTGAGGAATATTACTATCGGTGATATattacttgatttttcttatgatACTTTACCATTAATGATGTATTGTTTTGCTAAATATAACATGAATCAATAATGTTTTGTTGGTTACTATCATGGATTCCTTTTCACTGTTTATTTCTATTGGGTGTATTTCTGTCAGTCAACgtcttcaaaattaattactaattgtcACCTCCTAATTTCTTTCAAAGGTTTAAATATGTTTACCTTGCTAGATTTCTTGATTTTATTCTCTTACAATTTCTTAAATTAAATGATTGCACTATAACCTGACTAATACAAGTCTCAATTGTTATGACTGCTCATGTTCTCATGCAAATTATGATCTGAGAAGTCAATCACAGTATGTTTTTCTTATCAGACACTACAATTTTACATGCTCAACAACTCTTTTTCTTATGGATTAAAGGTTGATGAAGGAAACACTTGAATTGAGTTAAACCGATATTCAATTATCTGTTTGACTTGATGTAAACTTAAAACAGTTGGAAGAGTATTTAGTCCTTTTAGATGTATTTGTTATTTTGGCACACTAAATATTCTTATACTGACTGAAAAGCTAGAGTTAGAAACACAATTAAATTCCAGatgctttatttttttgtaaGACCAGTCAACATATGCGTATTGACTGACAAGTTATGAAGTTGAAAGAGTAGTTAGACTTTTCAtctcttttagtttttttttcacaATCAAAATATCCATAATTCCAAGCAATCAATATTTTTATGTGGTTGTCCAACCTTAATTAGTTTACTCAGAATATATAGCAAAAGATCATTGTAGCCAACATGTTGTAGTAGTTTATAGTATTTCCATCACTTAAAGTTTCTTGAGGTAATCTTTGCGCATAATGTATATTTTTTCTGTTATATCTTTATAAAAGAGCATCTTTCTGGGTTTAGCTTGTGGATTATAACTTTTTGGTGGAAGTAGAATTTTCACTTTCTAACTATCCCCCCAATGAAGGGGAGCattggtgcaacggtaaagttgttgccatgtgaccaaaaggttacgagttcgaatcctggaaacaacctcttgcaaaaagaaGGGTaaaactgcgtacaatggatccttcctcgggaTTCCGCATggcgggagtttcgtgcaccggactgcccTAACTATCCCCCCAATCTTACTGTGTGAATGAATGCAGGAGTGGATATTTGGAATGAAGAGATTGAGTCATCAGTTAATGCTGTCGTTGAAGAAAATATGAATTCGATATTGGAACAACGTCATCGtatcaatggtttgttcttttttcCATCTTAGTTTTTCCCCCTTCCAGTTATTACCTTGtacaattatttttataatttaaaaagatATAAAACTTTCTGAACAGAAAAGGTATAAAAGTTGATCTAAACAAGTCAACTCATGATTGCCATAAAATCCTTTCTTATGAATTGCTGATTCTTTTCATTGTGCATCTCTAGTAATGTGATTTAGCCTGCCATGTTAGTGAGCGCCAATATCCACTTAATGTGTGCTGACTCTGTATGCATTATCATAGAAAATTATCTTTCCATAGGATTACTAGGCGTGCCTATTCATTTATATACATGTATATTTTCATTTCCATTTCATGAAAtttgttgtttttctttttgaaaactttcTCCTCAAATTGTTACCATGTACATTTGTGATTTTGTGTTTGATTGCTTCTTGTTCAAAACCAGTCGGCAATCTATGTGGTCAAGTCAGAAAACATCACCTGTGGGCCGATGCCAGAATTGTGAAGGTAAGTAATAGAATGCACAGGTCCTtagcaaattttattttaatcattaatgtcattatattttttttcttagttcTTTTTGATAAATCAACAGGAATTGATTGATCAGAAGCTTCGAGTGATTCTTGGTGAGAAGACAGCTGAAGATGATAAGGAACCTCTAAAAAAAAAGGAACAGCCTGTGAAAGTTGAGGTAAGAATGCTATTGGCTGCTTAAAAAGAAGCATATTGTGGTCCTTGGATGATTTTTGTAGCTTTGTTCATATACTTCTAGGAAAAAGCAAGTGATGCAATTGCATGTGTTCCAAGTGTGGAGGAGGAAGTGAATCCATTCTTGATATTTCCAGAACCTGCTGAAAACTTTAAGGTAACTTCCTCAATATCTTTCTGATCAAATATCTTGAATCAATATCTAGTTGCATTTTACTCAGCTTAGCTGTTCATATCTGATCCAAATTTTAATCTGTACATGATTGTTTAACTTTTGTCTTATCATGTGCTGCACCTGTATTCTAGTCCTTTCTATTTCATTGCTAGACGAAAGGTGATAACTAGGCCCATTTTTCTAATCTGATATGGATAGATGTACTAGTCAGAAATAGTACTTTTCTTGTTCTTGTGCTATTCTGTCAGTATATTATCTAGATCCATAAATGAGTTATCTCTGTCATAAATATAAGCATTGCATCACGAGTGAAGAATTATGGCTAGAATTTATGTTTTATGACTTTTTTTCTGATCATAATGAGaattttcctttcttattttagTAGACAACTACCAACAGTACTTTATGAGGAAGTTGAAAGATCTGCTCGAGCTTTGACTTCTTTCTTCCACATTTTGCTTCACTGGTGGCATGATAAGTTCTCTATGGTTGCTTTTCTGCTTTGAAATCGCAGGTTCACACAGAGATATTTTTCAGTAATGGAGACATCTGGAGAGCTTACAATACAAAGGAGAACCTGGAAAGACATCTTAAGTTTACTGGTGGGAAGGTTTTCACTCGTTTCCCTCCCGAACCTAATGGATATCTACATATTGGCCATGCTAAGGTAGAATAATTCTGCTTACTAAGGTATTGTTTGGtgtctatttttatatttatgttttGCATCTTCAGGCACTGTTTATTGATTTTGGTTTAGCAAAAGATAGGGGAGGGTCATGCTACTTAAGGTAAGGAATATATCTCTTCACTTTTATATAGTGTTAAACATTACTTTGCTTTTCTGCTTCTGCATTTAAAATAACAATTGTGGTCCTGATAAATTTTTAGGTATAATCTGTGTCAATTTTGTGTGCCTCTTGTTTGTCTTCCTTGAAATGAAAATTTGGTTTGTAAATTAAACACTGATTATTTGTATGTGGTGGTCGAACAAATTCTAGTCTGGATTAGAATAGTAGCTACATATTATTTTCTGTTTGATGTAGATATCATATGTGTATATATCCCTAATTCATCATAGTAGTTTGGCTTGCTGTTGTGCCCTCTAGGTTCGATGATACAAATCCTGAAGCTGAAAAGAAAGAGTACATGGATCATAACCAAGAAATAATACAATGGATGGGTTGGCAGCCTTTCAAAGTTGGTATCTAGtttcttttattataattttctaCATTATCAAACTGGTATTTGTTTTATCAGGTTACCCACACGAGTGACTACTTTCAAGAATTGTATGATCTAGCAGTGGAATTGATACGCAGAGGCCTGGCATATGCTGATCATCAAGTATGTTTTATATTTGTTTGCAATTCTGTTTGGGGATATCATCAATATGCTTGCAAAGTATATTAACATTGTTACTGAAGAAATTATAATATTTCTCATTACTAGATTGTGAGGAGTGAGATAAACATGTATGAAAATAACTGCtagttttactttatttttctctCCAGACCCCAGAAGAAGTAAAGGAGTACAGAGAGAAGAAAATGAACAGCCCATGGAGGGATAGACCTATTGCAGAATCATTGAAGttatttaaagacatgaaaagaGGTTTGATCGAAGAGGGAAAAGCTACACTCAGACTGAAGCAAGATATGCAGAGTCATAATAAGAATATGTATGATTTGATAGCGTATCGTATTAAGGTGAGATATTTGCTCTCAAACACAATTGATACTTTTAGACTTAATAATACTTACTTTGTATTCCACAAACTCTGTACAGTTTGTTCACCATCCTCAAGTCGGCGACAAGTGGTGTATATATCCTAGTTATGACTATTCTCACTGCATAGTGGATTCACTGGAAAATGTTACACATTCAGTAAGTGTTCCTTCCACAATCTATTCAAGCTTTACCATCACAGGGTATATTGGATTTGTAATTAGTAAATCATAATGGATTGCCATTGATTAATCTGTCTGCTACGCTTAAGCATTCCATATACCTTTTAATACTGACATTTGTGCAGTGGACTATTATTGCTTTCATGATCATATGAAGTTCTATTTGGTTGGGTTTATGTCTTTGAATGTCCTATGTCGCACCAATGATACGTGATGCTCACTGAATGTAAGAACATTAATGAAGATCTTTTATCAATTATCCTTTTCAAATTTAGTTGATATCTTGAGGGGAATCTGACCTTGATGCCCTCCACTACTGAAACAAGATAAGACAATATAGAAATTAAAAGGCAATAGAGAAATTAAAAGAGTAACCATTGACTTGGTAGCACATGAACATTATATGGTCCAAATAGTGAAGTAGCATCTATCAGGCTACCTTATTCTATGTCCTATTAGTGACAAACCCTTTTCTCTAATGTCTTGCTACATTGTTATATGAAATGTTTGCTGTTTTGTAGCTTTGTTCGCTTGAGTTTGGCATCCGCCGTCCTTCATACTACTGGTTACTTGTTGCTTTAGGCCTTTACCAACCATATGTATGGGAGTACTCACGTTTAAATGTTACAAATACTGTCATGTCTAAGCGGAAGGTCCGTTGTTTTTCTGTCCTCGGTTATTAGCACAATTTACTTATGTTATTATCTATTAATGAATCATCCTATTGCAGTTAAAGCGACTGGTAACAGAAAAGTGGGTTGATGGATGGGATGATCCCCGTCTAATGACATTAGCTGGGTTGCGACGACGAGGAGTCTCTTCAACAGCAATCAACTCTTTTATCAGAGGAACTGGAATTACTAGAAGGTTTAACTCGAGTTTCATCTACTAAACTTTCTGTCATTTGCAGCTTCAATTATGCTGTAGGCCTTGTGTCTGACCTTCTAACAAGGCAACTATTAGTGGATTTCATTCAGGACAGTCATCAGTAACTGCACAATTTTTATGATAATGTTGTACTCTCAGTGGAATATGCATGataatcaacttaaaatttagTGTTTTAATGGCTTGGCAAATCTTAGTAGTTACTCTCTAAATATTACTATACAGTGATAATAGTATGATTCGAGTTGATCGCCTTGAATACCACATTagagaagagctcaacaaaactgCACCTAGAACTCTGGTGGTTTTACATCCTCTAAAGGTATTCCAATTCCATTGTGAGAGTCTTTCTTGTCGTATATTATATCATTAATCCTTGATTTTGGAATCTTTACTGCAGGTGATGATCACAAATCTCCATCCTGATTCAGTTATAGATCTTGATGCAAAGATGTGGCCTGATGCTCCATCAAATGATTCTTCTTCATATTACAAGGTATACCATTAGTCAAAATGGATGCTAACCATGAAATTCATAATTGTTTCCAATCTTTCCCTCTGCATAATGTGGACACTCTCACTACAGGTTCCGTTTACAAATGTCATTTATATAGAGCAATCAGATTTTCGTCTTGAGGATTCAAAAGATTTCTATGGCCTCGCACCTGGAAAAACAGTTCTTCTCAGGCAAGTGTTAAAATTTAAGCTTTGCACTCAACAAAATGATACTATAAATTGATATGAAGTTTAAATTGCAGATATGCGTTCCCTATAAAGTGCACAGAAGTAATACTGGGGGATAATGGCACTGTCCTCGAGATTCATGCTGAGTATGACCCTTCAAAAAAAACAAAGCCAAAGGTTTGCAAACAACATGCTTTGGTTGTTGTCAGACTTAACAGTAATGGACTGAGTTTCTTCTTTACCCCAAATGCAGGGTGTTCTTCATTGGGTTGCTCAACCTTCCCCTGGTATTGAACCTCTCAAGGTGGAGGTCaggttatttgagaaattatTTCTTTCAGAGGTTAGTTTCTGTTCTTCAATCGTTCCTTCTATGCTCTTTTGACAATTTTCTGCAGTAAGTTAGCCCATCCTCGTTACACATGCTCTTTAGGATCCAGCCAAGTTGGACGACTGGTTAGCAGATCTCAATCCACATTCAAAGGAGTTGATTCCTGAAGCATATGCAGTCCCTTCTCTCGCAAATGCTGTTTTGGGTGACAAGTTCCAGTTTGAGAGACTCGGTAAGTTCcagtgttgttgttgttgttgttgatcaTGCAAAGAATTGTCACTTCATTTTAGTTCGTTTTGAATTATTTTTCATGTTCATTTCTCAGGCTACTTTGCTGTTGATCTGAACTCTTCTTCCCCCGATAAACTGGTATTCAATAGAATCATCACCCTCCGGGATTCATATTGTAAGTTTGGAAAAAGAGTAAATCTCAGTGTGTCTTACTAAATCAGtttatatttctgaaattgatTGTGTCGTTTTCATCTTCCTGTGTAAATATGCTGGAAACGTAATGTTAAAACATGTCTGGTGTTGCATATCTTCTAGCTATTTATGTTAGATAATATAAAATAGCATAAGACTaaacattaattaaaaataaaataaattcaaaatagttttaaaaataaaaagtaattattTCATATGATTAGGAGATTATAAATCTGCGAAAGATGATAATTTTGACTATCATGATAATATTTaaagaattaataaaaaaattatttttgatataatttCCTTATCAAATGGTTGAAACTATTTTATTCAAATTATATATAAGTGAGTGACTCATGTACGATGCTCATGTATA
Coding sequences within it:
- the LOC122017881 gene encoding glutamine--tRNA ligase-like; translated protein: MDPLSLFLSIGLNQRTAENALVNRKVTASLTAVIKEAGVDGCSKTIGNLLYVVATKCPANALIHRPMLVRYIVSSKIKNQAQLDAALAFLNSIEPETFKLNEFEEACGVGVDIWNEEIESSVNAVVEENMNSILEQRHRINVGNLCGQVRKHHLWADARIVKELIDQKLRVILGEKTAEDDKEPLKKKEQPVKVEEKASDAIACVPSVEEEVNPFLIFPEPAENFKVHTEIFFSNGDIWRAYNTKENLERHLKFTGGKVFTRFPPEPNGYLHIGHAKALFIDFGLAKDRGGSCYLRFDDTNPEAEKKEYMDHNQEIIQWMGWQPFKVTHTSDYFQELYDLAVELIRRGLAYADHQTPEEVKEYREKKMNSPWRDRPIAESLKLFKDMKRGLIEEGKATLRLKQDMQSHNKNMYDLIAYRIKFVHHPQVGDKWCIYPSYDYSHCIVDSLENVTHSLCSLEFGIRRPSYYWLLVALGLYQPYVWEYSRLNVTNTVMSKRKLKRLVTEKWVDGWDDPRLMTLAGLRRRGVSSTAINSFIRGTGITRSDNSMIRVDRLEYHIREELNKTAPRTLVVLHPLKVMITNLHPDSVIDLDAKMWPDAPSNDSSSYYKVPFTNVIYIEQSDFRLEDSKDFYGLAPGKTVLLRYAFPIKCTEVILGDNGTVLEIHAEYDPSKKTKPKGVLHWVAQPSPGIEPLKVEVRLFEKLFLSEDPAKLDDWLADLNPHSKELIPEAYAVPSLANAVLGDKFQFERLGYFAVDLNSSSPDKLVFNRIITLRDSYCKFGKRVNLSVSY